The following coding sequences lie in one Halorarum halophilum genomic window:
- a CDS encoding DEAD/DEAH box helicase, translating into MSEQLPQVETLFLHQRDDEYAVAVRKDGERVLHGVLELKETDAGPRPRRFRVKRGGGEEPRQPDQFVDLARSAERIRISEQTSRTARDRLVDMLDAYQLEAVQVRTCRYCANAGRYSPITEETAVKADRDYICPDCATQELERELSYKGQFTGAAQDRLEELLLEVGDLDRITNLLQGNLDPDLTKFDTISATVDEVDPVRVDELNLHPGLQDRAENRFEELLPVQSLSVRNGLFDGDDQLVVSATATGKTLVGELAGVNNALNGNGKMLFLVPLVALANQKHEDFEDRYGDVLDVTIRVGASRINDDGNRFDPNADVIVGTYEGIDHALRTGKDMGDIGTVVIDEVHTLKEEGRGHRLDGMISRLKHYTERRNSPAQWVYLSATVGNPEWLAENLGATLIEFEERPVPIERHVTFADSREKLGIENRLVKRAFDSESSKGYRGQTIIFTNSRRRCHEISRKLEYSSAPYHAGLDYKRRKTVERKFGNQDLAAVVTTAALAAGVDFPASQVIFDTLAMGIEWLSVQEFEQMLGRAGRPDYHDEGTVYTLVEPDAVYHNSMEMTEDEVAFTLLKGEMEDVRTVYDESTAAEETLANIVVAGKRAKALNDRMLGDVPTTYAVGKLLEWEFIDGLSPTPLGRAVTRHFLAPDDAFRILDGIRRDATPYDIVADMELADEEL; encoded by the coding sequence GTGTCCGAACAACTCCCCCAGGTCGAGACGCTGTTCCTCCACCAGCGCGACGACGAGTACGCCGTAGCCGTTCGAAAGGACGGCGAGCGCGTGCTCCACGGCGTCCTCGAACTGAAGGAGACCGACGCCGGGCCGCGCCCCCGCCGCTTCCGCGTGAAGCGCGGCGGCGGCGAGGAGCCCCGCCAGCCCGACCAGTTCGTCGACCTCGCCCGCTCGGCCGAGCGCATCCGCATCTCCGAGCAGACCTCCCGGACCGCCCGCGACCGGCTCGTCGACATGCTCGACGCCTACCAGCTGGAGGCCGTGCAGGTGCGCACCTGCCGCTACTGCGCGAACGCGGGACGCTACTCGCCCATCACCGAGGAGACCGCGGTGAAGGCCGACCGCGACTACATCTGCCCCGACTGTGCGACCCAGGAGCTCGAACGCGAACTCTCCTACAAGGGCCAGTTCACCGGCGCCGCGCAGGACCGGCTGGAGGAGCTCCTGCTCGAGGTCGGCGACCTCGACCGCATCACCAACCTCCTCCAGGGGAACCTCGACCCGGATCTAACGAAGTTCGACACCATCTCCGCGACCGTCGACGAGGTCGACCCGGTCAGGGTGGACGAGCTGAACCTCCACCCCGGGCTGCAGGACCGGGCGGAGAACCGGTTCGAGGAGCTCCTGCCGGTCCAGAGCCTCTCCGTGCGCAACGGCCTGTTCGACGGCGACGACCAGCTCGTCGTGAGCGCGACGGCGACGGGCAAGACCCTGGTCGGCGAACTCGCCGGGGTCAACAACGCGCTGAACGGGAACGGGAAGATGCTCTTCCTGGTCCCCCTCGTCGCGCTCGCGAACCAGAAGCACGAGGACTTCGAGGACCGATACGGCGACGTGCTCGACGTGACCATCCGCGTCGGCGCCTCCCGCATCAACGACGACGGGAACCGGTTCGACCCGAACGCGGACGTCATCGTCGGCACCTACGAGGGAATCGACCACGCGCTCCGGACGGGCAAGGACATGGGCGACATCGGCACCGTGGTCATCGACGAGGTCCACACCCTGAAGGAGGAGGGTCGGGGCCACCGCCTCGACGGGATGATCAGCCGCCTGAAACACTACACCGAGCGGCGGAACTCGCCCGCCCAGTGGGTGTACCTCTCGGCGACCGTCGGCAACCCGGAGTGGCTCGCGGAGAACCTCGGCGCGACGCTCATCGAGTTCGAGGAGCGCCCGGTGCCCATCGAACGCCACGTCACCTTCGCCGACTCCCGCGAGAAACTGGGGATCGAGAACCGCCTCGTGAAGCGGGCGTTCGACAGCGAGTCCTCGAAGGGCTACCGCGGGCAGACCATCATCTTCACGAACTCCCGCCGGCGGTGCCACGAGATCTCCCGGAAACTGGAGTACTCCTCGGCCCCGTACCACGCCGGCCTGGACTACAAGCGCCGCAAGACGGTCGAGCGCAAGTTCGGGAACCAGGACCTCGCGGCCGTGGTGACGACCGCCGCGCTCGCCGCCGGGGTCGACTTCCCGGCCTCGCAGGTGATCTTCGACACGCTAGCGATGGGGATCGAGTGGCTCTCCGTCCAGGAGTTCGAGCAGATGCTCGGCCGCGCGGGCCGCCCCGACTACCACGACGAGGGCACCGTCTACACGCTCGTCGAGCCGGACGCCGTCTACCACAACTCGATGGAGATGACCGAGGACGAGGTGGCGTTCACGCTCCTCAAGGGCGAGATGGAGGACGTGCGGACGGTGTACGACGAGTCGACCGCCGCCGAGGAGACGCTGGCGAACATCGTCGTCGCCGGCAAGCGGGCGAAGGCGCTGAACGACCGGATGCTCGGCGACGTGCCGACGACCTACGCGGTCGGCAAACTGCTTGAGTGGGAGTTCATCGACGGGCTCTCGCCGACGCCGCTCGGCCGGGCCGTGACGCGCCACTTCCTCGCGCCCGACGACGCGTTCCGCATCCTCGACGGCATCCGCCGGGACGCGACGCCGTACGACATCGTCGCCGACATGGAACTGGCGGACGAGGAGCTGTAG